A window of the Acidimicrobiales bacterium genome harbors these coding sequences:
- a CDS encoding DUF4012 domain-containing protein — MTDEAGDRARRTGAFVLQRRSLRLWLLLGVGLWLAAVGGLVLDAKTNIDAARGNIDVAVPAAKEGDLDTIRVELTTGADRLRRARDDLFHPVLLPLRPLPIVGRQLRTARAMADVGADAATEAERLLALVDAATTGDAATTDDAGDVEEPAPSALASIDLVAVESSLHRLYEMVRTADLGPSEGLIGPLADARAEVDELLDRYEPSLGEAAEVASGLRSFQQDSRYVILGANNAEMQVGGGMVLSVGEVALGDDGVEFGGLLSTEDLFPVPSNGLVDADVDERWGFLQPTNDFRKLGLTPRFDEYVGPQAIAMWEAETGRPVDGAILVDAYALSRLLGVVGTVEVGGTTYDEERLLRYLLQDQYTEFGASEVEQARRRAKLSEVTSAVLDALVAGPHDLPRIVETVPSLLRGRHVLVYGDKAVEQRAWQVVGADGGTSGDELGVFVSNMGASKLDPYVEADVVVEESPGPEVTSIAMAVTVSNRVEQGDRLPEYVVGPWEWIDVEEPGEYLGRLVVRLPGATSAARFTSAVPLEVFGPDGDGVLLGTRFAVRPGRSTTIRLVFEVSSELESMQIVPSARPVPIRWQWGDRSFDDAEVVDQPLQRP; from the coding sequence ATGACCGATGAGGCGGGTGATCGCGCACGACGCACCGGTGCGTTCGTGCTCCAGCGTCGGTCCCTGCGGCTCTGGTTGCTCCTCGGTGTCGGACTGTGGCTCGCTGCGGTCGGCGGGCTCGTGCTCGACGCCAAGACCAATATCGATGCCGCCCGGGGCAACATCGATGTCGCCGTGCCGGCCGCCAAGGAGGGCGATCTCGACACCATTCGGGTCGAGCTGACCACCGGTGCCGACCGGCTACGACGCGCCAGGGACGACCTGTTCCACCCGGTCCTGCTTCCGCTGCGGCCGCTGCCGATCGTGGGGCGCCAGCTTCGCACGGCCCGTGCCATGGCCGACGTCGGCGCCGACGCGGCCACCGAGGCCGAACGGCTCCTCGCGCTCGTCGACGCTGCAACCACTGGCGATGCTGCAACCACCGACGACGCCGGCGATGTCGAGGAGCCGGCACCGTCGGCCCTCGCCTCGATCGACCTCGTGGCGGTCGAGTCGTCACTCCACCGTTTGTACGAGATGGTGCGAACGGCCGATCTGGGACCGTCGGAGGGACTCATCGGTCCCCTGGCCGACGCCCGGGCCGAGGTCGACGAGCTCCTCGACCGCTACGAGCCATCGCTCGGCGAGGCCGCCGAGGTGGCCAGTGGTCTCCGCTCGTTCCAGCAGGACTCCCGCTACGTGATCCTCGGCGCGAACAACGCGGAGATGCAGGTCGGAGGGGGCATGGTGCTCTCGGTCGGCGAGGTCGCCCTCGGTGACGACGGTGTCGAGTTCGGTGGTCTGCTCTCGACCGAGGATCTGTTCCCGGTCCCTTCCAACGGTCTGGTCGACGCCGATGTCGATGAGCGTTGGGGCTTTCTCCAACCGACGAACGACTTCCGCAAGCTGGGGTTGACACCGCGTTTCGACGAGTACGTCGGCCCTCAGGCCATCGCGATGTGGGAGGCGGAGACCGGTCGCCCCGTCGACGGGGCGATCTTGGTCGACGCCTACGCCCTCTCTCGCCTCCTCGGGGTCGTCGGGACGGTCGAGGTCGGGGGGACCACCTACGACGAGGAGCGTCTGCTGCGCTATCTGCTCCAGGATCAGTACACCGAGTTCGGTGCCTCCGAGGTCGAGCAGGCCCGACGTCGGGCCAAGCTGTCCGAGGTGACCTCGGCCGTGCTCGACGCACTGGTGGCGGGACCGCACGACCTGCCCCGGATCGTCGAGACCGTCCCGTCGCTCCTACGGGGTCGGCATGTCCTGGTCTACGGCGACAAGGCGGTCGAGCAGCGGGCATGGCAGGTCGTCGGCGCCGACGGTGGCACGAGCGGCGACGAACTCGGTGTGTTCGTCTCGAACATGGGCGCCTCCAAGCTCGATCCCTACGTCGAGGCCGATGTCGTGGTCGAGGAATCGCCGGGACCCGAGGTGACATCGATCGCGATGGCCGTCACGGTGTCGAACCGAGTCGAGCAGGGCGATCGCCTGCCGGAGTACGTGGTGGGACCCTGGGAGTGGATCGACGTCGAGGAACCGGGGGAGTATCTGGGACGGTTGGTCGTCCGGCTGCCCGGGGCCACGTCGGCGGCACGGTTCACGAGCGCGGTACCACTCGAGGTGTTCGGCCCCGATGGCGACGGTGTCCTGCTCGGAACGCGCTTCGCGGTCCGGCCCGGCCGCTCGACGACCATCCGCCTGGTGTTCGAGGTGTCCTCGGAGCTCGAGTCGATGCAGATCGTCCCCTCGGCCCGGCCCGTGCCCATCCGCTGGCAGTGGGGCGATCGGAGTTTCGACGACGCCGAGGTGGTAGACCAGCCGCTGCAGCGGCCGTGA
- a CDS encoding LPXTG cell wall anchor domain-containing protein, with protein sequence MNPLKFGIPAAILAALAFPAVAGAQTDPCEAGASSIAASECVVEVEAVTLEPTPATPVAAAPASPVVAGKQQLPVTGGDALTLAVVGGTLVGAGAFLTLRARRTAEVG encoded by the coding sequence ATGAACCCTCTGAAGTTTGGCATCCCCGCAGCGATTCTCGCCGCCCTTGCGTTCCCTGCCGTCGCTGGTGCGCAGACCGATCCGTGTGAGGCTGGCGCCTCGAGCATTGCCGCCTCGGAGTGCGTGGTCGAAGTCGAGGCCGTGACCCTCGAACCCACCCCTGCCACCCCGGTCGCTGCCGCCCCCGCCTCGCCTGTCGTCGCCGGCAAGCAGCAGCTTCCCGTCACCGGTGGCGACGCCCTCACGCTGGCCGTCGTCGGTGGCACGCTCGTCGGCGCCGGTGCCTTCCTGACCCTTCGGGCCCGCCGCACCGCCGAGGTCGGCTGA
- a CDS encoding glycosyltransferase — protein sequence MTSRAPIVGVCVATFRRPPGLAALLAALANQRFPAEALPRVLVFVTDNDPEGSARSTIDRARRDHDLEIHDRVETRRGVVHARNASVAAALETGVDFVVFVDDDESPHADWLATLLATQRASGAPIVAGPVVEVLDDALPAWYRDAGFYRPPERADGAPAPYAACGNSLFAAALLEAVSGPFDPRFNVSGGEDVFLSLTLMAAGAAIVWSPQALVDTHVPADRARLRHVARRHHIGAANYTRAEGLVAGWRPTRVVTGAGRVARGLVLVATGAVRLAPPRMALGVVVAAEGLGVISGALGGGAGRAWWSADDR from the coding sequence GTGACTTCCCGTGCCCCGATCGTCGGCGTCTGCGTGGCCACGTTTCGGCGTCCGCCGGGTCTGGCCGCACTGCTGGCGGCCCTCGCCAATCAGCGGTTTCCCGCAGAAGCCCTACCTCGTGTCCTCGTCTTCGTCACGGACAACGACCCGGAAGGGTCGGCGCGGTCCACCATCGATCGGGCACGGCGCGACCACGACCTCGAGATCCACGATCGGGTCGAAACCCGGCGAGGTGTCGTGCATGCCCGCAACGCGTCGGTGGCCGCCGCGCTCGAAACTGGCGTTGACTTCGTGGTGTTCGTCGACGACGACGAGTCACCGCACGCCGACTGGCTGGCAACGCTGCTGGCCACCCAACGTGCGAGCGGTGCACCCATCGTGGCAGGACCGGTGGTCGAAGTCCTCGATGACGCACTTCCCGCCTGGTACCGCGATGCCGGTTTCTACCGCCCGCCGGAGCGGGCCGACGGAGCGCCGGCGCCCTACGCCGCCTGCGGGAACTCGCTGTTCGCTGCCGCCCTGCTCGAGGCGGTTTCCGGTCCTTTCGATCCCCGTTTCAACGTGTCGGGTGGCGAGGACGTGTTCCTGTCGCTGACACTCATGGCGGCCGGGGCGGCCATCGTCTGGAGCCCCCAGGCATTGGTCGACACTCACGTACCGGCCGATCGGGCCCGGTTGCGCCACGTGGCTCGCCGCCATCACATCGGCGCCGCCAACTACACACGCGCCGAGGGGCTCGTGGCCGGGTGGCGACCGACCCGGGTGGTGACGGGAGCCGGAAGGGTCGCTCGGGGTCTGGTGCTCGTCGCGACCGGTGCCGTGCGTCTCGCTCCGCCCCGCATGGCGCTCGGCGTCGTCGTGGCAGCCGAGGGTCTCGGCGTGATCAGCGGAGCGCTCGGCGGAGGGGCCGGACGCGCCTGGTGGAGTGCCGATGACCGATGA
- a CDS encoding right-handed parallel beta-helix repeat-containing protein: MTHPDTTSRRSRLLKLLAALSFAVAFVVFVAQRSTDDETAERSLTAPTTSVSSPDEGNAGDTTTPTVLGSTTTLADTDPATLYVSPTGNDTNSGQSPEVPFRTLEHAIGATKVGMTLYLMDGTHTITRPGPTQIAFRREGSPEAWTRITAAPGAEPVVIARQGTALEPSGNYIEISGLTVRGEGFGLDNAYGVGILVADGHHFRITDNVVSGFPVGGIAAVRASHLRFERNVVFENSKWGPEQGSGLSSWIGQNYGFPDDEHGYTDYFLNNVIYRNENRVTSKWSPGNITDGNGIIIDMNLDSGFTGRTLIANNIIVDNGGRSITVYKSQRVDIVNNSTFANGRTGASLLGGGAELSVVDGRDVRLSNNLLWNDGTWPTMLVANSRDVTATANALVGGGVEGIASDGNLLLSGDPGVASSSPGPDSGDFHLLPGSPLIDAGVAIPPVVSSDVLGNARTVGDAVDIGAIEWSAGTAPRPSAVTPPPTTSPPTTMPPTTATPTTLPAASTPTSGTPTTAPATTSAVPERTPVTTADPTTDERADALPTPAAEPLALAPHAAAIDADGLDPAGSPAAAVPVGPTATPNELFSDPTTSGPLLGGADNASPTPPTSESPTAEPPGATPPAEPSGPDLASEPPPALAFTTVTRPSSSHWPAPAVVVTVAAIAGLAIVGRTFHPERRRR; this comes from the coding sequence ATGACGCATCCCGACACGACCAGCCGCCGGTCCCGCTTGTTGAAGCTGCTGGCGGCCCTCAGCTTCGCCGTTGCCTTCGTGGTGTTCGTCGCCCAGCGTTCCACCGACGACGAGACCGCCGAGCGATCCCTCACGGCACCTACCACGAGCGTCTCCTCACCCGATGAAGGCAATGCCGGCGACACCACGACCCCAACAGTGCTCGGGTCGACGACCACCCTCGCCGACACCGACCCGGCCACCCTCTACGTGAGCCCGACCGGCAACGACACCAACAGCGGACAGAGTCCCGAGGTGCCATTCCGCACGCTCGAACATGCGATCGGGGCCACCAAGGTCGGCATGACGCTGTATCTCATGGACGGGACCCACACGATCACCCGTCCCGGTCCCACGCAGATCGCCTTCCGCCGCGAAGGCTCACCTGAGGCGTGGACCCGGATCACGGCCGCACCCGGTGCCGAACCGGTCGTGATCGCCCGACAGGGCACGGCGCTGGAGCCATCGGGGAACTACATCGAGATCTCCGGACTGACCGTTCGGGGCGAGGGGTTCGGCCTCGACAACGCGTACGGCGTCGGGATCCTGGTCGCCGACGGACACCACTTCCGGATCACCGACAACGTCGTGTCGGGCTTCCCGGTCGGCGGCATCGCCGCGGTACGAGCGTCGCACCTCCGTTTCGAGCGCAATGTCGTGTTCGAGAACTCCAAATGGGGGCCTGAGCAGGGCAGCGGGCTCTCGTCGTGGATCGGGCAGAACTACGGGTTCCCCGACGACGAGCACGGCTACACCGACTACTTCCTGAACAACGTGATCTACCGCAACGAGAACAGAGTCACCTCGAAGTGGTCGCCGGGCAACATCACCGACGGCAATGGGATCATCATCGACATGAATCTCGACAGCGGCTTCACCGGCAGGACGCTGATCGCGAACAACATCATCGTTGACAACGGCGGTCGATCGATCACCGTCTACAAGTCCCAGCGGGTCGACATCGTCAACAACTCCACATTCGCGAACGGGCGGACGGGCGCAAGCCTGCTCGGCGGAGGGGCCGAGCTCTCGGTCGTCGATGGCCGAGACGTGCGGCTGTCGAACAATCTGCTCTGGAATGACGGCACGTGGCCGACCATGCTGGTCGCCAACTCCCGCGACGTGACCGCCACCGCGAATGCGCTGGTCGGCGGCGGTGTCGAGGGCATCGCAAGCGACGGAAACCTCCTCCTGTCGGGCGACCCCGGCGTCGCGTCATCCTCGCCGGGGCCCGATTCGGGTGACTTCCACCTCCTGCCCGGCAGCCCGCTGATCGACGCCGGAGTGGCCATCCCACCAGTGGTGTCGTCAGACGTCCTGGGCAACGCCCGCACGGTCGGTGACGCGGTCGACATCGGCGCCATCGAATGGTCGGCCGGCACTGCGCCCCGTCCCTCGGCCGTCACGCCGCCCCCGACCACCAGCCCCCCGACCACGATGCCCCCGACCACCGCGACCCCGACGACCCTCCCGGCGGCCTCAACGCCCACCAGCGGCACCCCTACCACCGCACCTGCCACGACCAGCGCAGTTCCAGAGCGGACCCCGGTCACGACAGCTGACCCGACGACCGATGAACGAGCAGACGCACTTCCGACGCCAGCGGCCGAGCCGCTCGCGCTCGCCCCCCACGCTGCCGCGATCGATGCCGACGGGCTCGATCCCGCAGGGTCCCCCGCCGCCGCGGTTCCGGTTGGTCCAACCGCCACCCCGAACGAGCTGTTCAGCGATCCAACGACGAGCGGTCCACTGCTCGGAGGCGCCGACAACGCAAGCCCGACACCTCCAACCTCCGAATCCCCCACCGCTGAGCCCCCAGGAGCCACACCGCCGGCCGAGCCCTCGGGACCCGATCTCGCCTCCGAGCCGCCCCCGGCGCTGGCGTTCACCACCGTGACACGGCCCTCGTCCTCGCACTGGCCGGCGCCGGCGGTCGTGGTAACGGTCGCTGCGATCGCCGGGCTCGCCATCGTCGGTCGGACGTTCCATCCCGAGCGTCGTCGCCGCTGA
- a CDS encoding WecB/TagA/CpsF family glycosyltransferase produces MPDHADPQWSGRGERRALPQRIGAAMGDRCHEVIGTPVTFLAPDELITELRHRIEGGITSLVFHQNLHGVYLQRRDPLYRRLYRECAFAYADGMPLIWLARLAGREVNRSMRATWLDWQSTFLDACATHEWRIYYIGGTEASLAGGLDVLRSLHPGLIIDGHHGYFDHAPDSAESRAVVAAANAFEPSLVFVGMGMPLQELWSAAQRPRLSAPVVVAIGAGLDYASGAIQSPPRWAGRLGLEWLYRLVAEPRRLGYRYLVEPFWLLGWSVADSVRQRRP; encoded by the coding sequence ATGCCCGACCACGCTGATCCACAATGGAGCGGTCGGGGCGAGCGGAGGGCATTGCCACAACGCATCGGTGCTGCCATGGGCGACCGCTGCCACGAGGTGATTGGCACACCAGTGACCTTTCTCGCCCCCGACGAGTTGATCACCGAACTCCGCCATCGGATCGAAGGCGGCATCACCTCGCTCGTCTTCCACCAGAACCTCCACGGCGTCTATCTCCAGCGCCGAGACCCCCTCTACCGGCGCCTCTACCGGGAATGTGCGTTCGCCTATGCCGACGGCATGCCCCTGATCTGGCTCGCTCGGCTCGCGGGGCGTGAGGTCAACCGATCGATGCGGGCGACCTGGCTCGACTGGCAGAGCACCTTCCTCGACGCCTGTGCCACCCACGAGTGGCGCATCTACTACATCGGCGGGACCGAAGCGTCGCTTGCCGGCGGGCTCGACGTATTGCGATCACTCCATCCGGGTCTGATCATCGACGGCCATCACGGCTACTTCGATCATGCGCCCGACTCAGCCGAGTCCCGGGCGGTGGTCGCCGCCGCCAACGCCTTCGAGCCGTCGCTCGTCTTCGTCGGCATGGGAATGCCGTTGCAGGAACTGTGGTCTGCCGCACAGCGGCCCCGACTGTCGGCCCCGGTGGTCGTGGCGATTGGCGCTGGTCTCGACTACGCTTCGGGAGCGATCCAGAGCCCGCCCCGCTGGGCTGGTCGGCTCGGCCTGGAATGGTTGTACCGCCTCGTCGCAGAGCCGAGACGACTCGGCTATCGCTATTTGGTCGAGCCGTTCTGGTTGCTGGGATGGTCCGTCGCCGACTCGGTGCGTCAGCGCCGTCCCTGA
- a CDS encoding methyltransferase domain-containing protein, with protein MKPVRALLYRAAGRYSLYNRRRKARIVTDLIAAVDARTVLFVGVGADEEDRTNLFESLVAEVVDAPVGAGLGPGAPAFTATYVQADGRALPFPDASFDLVISNAVIEHVGQVRDQAIFVAEHRRVGRAAVITTPNRHFPIEAHTGAVFVHVRPGWTDTDGYVTRLLSKRDFEALLPSGTVIRGHRLSPTLTAIVAAQQPTLPDRAQVPG; from the coding sequence GTGAAACCAGTACGGGCGCTGTTGTATCGCGCTGCCGGCCGCTACAGCCTCTACAACCGGCGTCGCAAGGCACGCATCGTCACCGACCTGATCGCCGCAGTCGATGCCCGAACCGTGCTGTTCGTGGGCGTGGGTGCCGATGAAGAAGACCGGACCAACCTCTTCGAGTCGCTCGTCGCCGAGGTCGTCGATGCCCCGGTCGGCGCCGGACTCGGTCCAGGCGCCCCCGCCTTTACCGCCACCTATGTCCAGGCTGACGGCCGAGCACTGCCGTTCCCCGACGCGAGCTTCGACCTGGTGATCTCGAACGCCGTCATCGAACACGTCGGACAGGTTCGTGACCAGGCGATATTCGTCGCAGAGCACCGCCGTGTCGGGCGGGCGGCCGTGATCACCACCCCCAATCGCCACTTCCCCATCGAGGCCCACACCGGCGCGGTCTTCGTGCACGTCAGACCAGGCTGGACCGATACCGACGGCTACGTGACCCGCCTGCTCTCGAAACGCGACTTCGAGGCACTGCTGCCATCGGGCACCGTCATCCGCGGTCATCGGCTGTCGCCGACGTTGACCGCCATCGTCGCCGCCCAGCAACCGACACTCCCCGATCGCGCTCAAGTTCCAGGATGA
- a CDS encoding polysaccharide biosynthesis tyrosine autokinase, protein MMYNPEFADTENTTLEDYLRGIRSHRLAIVVCALAGLLAGLFVFSQLTPSYKSTVSVILGPTRVGSANDTPRAPVLEREAEVLTSDAVAQQVIDRLSLDTTTPALLTTAEVTFLPRSEILDLEITAGSPEDATDIANAFGEVYVEQAEAADAKLLEDRVAVLRQEQENAVAAIDEATAELDRLQELRADQLAESPSDAQAAAVRDTEALLSTAQTVYNLGVAQMRTVSNDLDVAIRALNTRAPSARLLRQATEPTSPSGPSQNVLGLAGLIFGLVGGVVLAIVLDRLDTTANDEHSVGLALGAGVLTKVPRLPFKARSGRASLVMQSDAKSGRVQEARESYRRLRSSAQFISSNLPEPDQALVVMITSAFPGEGKSVTSANLAASLATSGSRVVLINADMRRPTVEGLFGIDNGSGLSMFLGGVSDQSLDSLGAVEIDGIPGLWVIPSGPIPANPAELLNSPRFKTVIGELRESVDYVVIDCPPALSTSDPLTVAPLTDGVIVVIDSRRTETDDLLEVRSSLENTGAKILGAVLNRSGRRRQPWWSKDRYAYR, encoded by the coding sequence ATGATGTACAACCCCGAGTTCGCCGACACCGAGAACACGACACTCGAGGACTATCTGCGCGGCATCCGGAGCCACCGGCTCGCGATCGTCGTCTGCGCCCTCGCCGGACTGCTCGCCGGCCTGTTCGTGTTCTCGCAACTCACGCCGTCGTACAAGTCGACCGTCAGCGTCATCCTCGGCCCCACCCGGGTCGGCTCGGCCAACGACACGCCACGAGCCCCGGTGCTGGAACGCGAGGCCGAGGTGCTCACCTCCGACGCCGTGGCCCAGCAGGTGATCGATCGGCTCTCGCTCGACACCACCACCCCGGCGTTGCTGACCACCGCCGAGGTCACGTTCCTTCCCCGTAGCGAGATCCTCGATCTGGAGATCACCGCAGGATCGCCCGAGGACGCCACCGACATCGCCAACGCGTTCGGCGAGGTCTATGTGGAACAGGCCGAGGCCGCCGACGCCAAATTGCTCGAGGACCGCGTTGCGGTGCTGCGACAGGAGCAGGAGAACGCCGTCGCTGCGATCGACGAGGCGACGGCTGAGCTCGATCGGCTCCAGGAACTGCGAGCCGACCAGCTCGCCGAGTCACCCAGCGACGCACAAGCCGCAGCGGTACGCGACACCGAGGCCCTGCTGTCGACGGCGCAGACGGTCTACAACCTCGGTGTTGCCCAAATGCGTACGGTAAGCAACGACCTTGATGTCGCGATCCGCGCCTTGAATACGAGAGCGCCGTCAGCGCGCCTGCTGCGACAGGCGACCGAACCGACGTCTCCTTCGGGCCCGTCGCAGAACGTCCTCGGCCTCGCCGGCCTCATCTTCGGGCTGGTCGGAGGGGTGGTTCTCGCCATCGTGCTCGACCGCCTCGACACCACGGCCAACGACGAGCATTCCGTCGGGCTGGCGCTCGGCGCAGGCGTGCTGACCAAGGTGCCGCGCCTGCCGTTCAAGGCCCGATCCGGTCGAGCCTCGCTCGTCATGCAATCCGACGCCAAATCCGGACGTGTCCAGGAGGCCCGGGAGTCGTACCGGCGGCTCCGATCGTCGGCCCAGTTCATCTCGTCGAACCTGCCCGAACCCGACCAGGCCCTGGTGGTGATGATCACGAGCGCCTTCCCCGGCGAGGGCAAGAGCGTGACCTCGGCCAACCTCGCCGCTTCGTTGGCCACGAGTGGCTCCCGGGTGGTTCTCATCAACGCGGACATGCGCCGACCGACGGTCGAGGGGCTCTTCGGGATAGACAACGGGTCCGGCCTGTCGATGTTCCTCGGCGGCGTCAGCGACCAGTCCCTCGATAGCCTCGGCGCAGTCGAGATCGACGGGATCCCTGGCCTATGGGTCATCCCCTCGGGGCCGATCCCGGCCAACCCCGCCGAATTGCTCAACAGCCCACGCTTCAAAACCGTCATCGGCGAGCTGCGCGAGTCGGTCGACTACGTGGTGATCGACTGCCCGCCGGCCCTCAGCACGAGCGATCCGCTGACGGTCGCGCCCCTCACCGATGGCGTGATCGTCGTCATCGACTCCCGCCGTACCGAGACCGACGATCTCCTCGAGGTGCGCTCGAGTCTCGAGAACACCGGTGCGAAGATCCTGGGCGCGGTGCTGAACCGTTCCGGTCGGCGCCGCCAGCCGTGGTGGAGCAAGGACCGCTACGCCTACCGGTGA
- a CDS encoding O-antigen ligase: MATLTPSRATPSVVRYDASPRRTVSLPPPPSRFERIFAYVGVIVFSTGVPSDWFSISSPDVPDSADSSGPLASIVFLALAALALLLLVPRIEALVRMLERNKILVLIHAWILTTTLWSVDSATTFRRAMGLNATLLFATYLALRFKRRDLVRFAAAGGAVVVWLCLIWVVALPTYGFAKTTVTGDQWSGIFTNKNSLGQMSVYAATLLLLESAQSRWHRLWTVPSIGAAVALLVGSESKTGLATAVLLAALLIVFQLFRARRTLYGAVAISMLAASVTAVLFAIAALPFIADLLDKDVTLTGRTEIWAQLLRTIWNRPIVGYGYEAFWNGWRSPAREVWLAGDWTPVHAHNAAFQYMLDQGIVGLLLILTFFIRSVIKATKLIGLQPGAAATAPIALLSFMLLSSITEDGILGRTAPWLMICAFLAGANCENGLRVKRRAPRT; this comes from the coding sequence TTGGCAACGCTCACCCCATCACGCGCCACCCCATCCGTCGTGCGCTACGACGCGTCGCCTCGGCGCACGGTGTCGCTACCACCGCCGCCGTCCCGCTTCGAACGGATCTTCGCCTACGTCGGCGTCATCGTCTTCTCGACCGGCGTTCCCAGTGACTGGTTCTCGATCTCGTCACCCGACGTGCCCGACAGTGCCGATTCTTCGGGCCCGCTTGCGTCGATCGTCTTTCTTGCGCTGGCTGCTCTTGCCCTTCTGCTGCTCGTCCCCCGCATCGAGGCACTGGTCCGCATGCTCGAGCGCAACAAGATCCTGGTGCTGATCCATGCATGGATCCTGACCACCACGCTGTGGTCGGTCGACAGCGCGACCACGTTCCGCCGGGCCATGGGCCTGAACGCGACCCTGCTCTTCGCGACGTACCTCGCCCTGCGGTTCAAACGACGCGATCTCGTGCGATTCGCGGCGGCGGGGGGCGCCGTGGTGGTCTGGCTCTGCCTCATCTGGGTGGTCGCCTTGCCCACCTACGGCTTCGCCAAGACGACGGTCACCGGTGACCAGTGGTCTGGCATCTTCACCAACAAGAACTCGCTCGGCCAGATGTCCGTGTACGCCGCCACCCTGCTCCTCCTCGAGTCCGCCCAGTCCCGATGGCATCGGTTGTGGACCGTGCCCTCCATCGGGGCAGCCGTCGCCCTGCTCGTCGGCTCGGAGTCGAAGACTGGTCTGGCCACTGCGGTCCTCCTGGCGGCACTCCTGATCGTCTTCCAGCTGTTCCGGGCACGCCGCACCCTCTACGGGGCGGTGGCGATCTCGATGCTGGCCGCATCGGTGACAGCGGTCCTCTTTGCGATCGCCGCCCTCCCTTTCATCGCCGATCTCCTCGACAAGGACGTCACGCTCACCGGACGCACCGAGATCTGGGCCCAGCTCCTACGGACGATCTGGAACCGACCGATCGTCGGGTACGGCTACGAGGCGTTCTGGAACGGTTGGCGAAGTCCCGCCCGCGAGGTCTGGCTGGCGGGCGACTGGACCCCGGTGCATGCTCACAACGCTGCCTTCCAGTACATGCTGGACCAGGGCATCGTCGGTCTGCTCCTGATTCTCACGTTCTTCATCCGATCGGTCATCAAGGCCACTAAGCTCATCGGCCTGCAACCAGGAGCGGCAGCAACGGCGCCGATCGCTCTACTCAGCTTCATGTTGCTGTCCTCGATCACCGAAGACGGCATCCTCGGTCGAACCGCACCGTGGCTGATGATCTGCGCATTCTTGGCGGGTGCGAACTGTGAGAACGGCTTGCGGGTCAAACGGCGGGCCCCCAGGACGTGA
- a CDS encoding glycosyltransferase, whose translation MPSGDSDSRPSREYVASVIVPAHNEARVIERCLRSLLDGAAEGELEIVVACNGCTDDTAAIAAAVDPSIRVVSTPVASKWGALDLGDAHASTFPRMYIDADVEVSRRAVQSLAAAMATSGAAVGAPTLRFPDMSTCRLPIRLFYRGWRCSPYFDDRLVGFGFYAISQAGRERFGRFPETMAEDYFLHRLFADEDRTVDPDSWFTPLLPQTLTDIIGVHSRQLVANSTLDAVAEGEGVQLPPHHRPAVWLPRAARDPRRWPALAAFVSVRLVTMAVGARKRRQGEQVWTRDAGTHDGA comes from the coding sequence ATGCCTTCCGGGGACAGCGACAGCCGACCGAGCAGGGAGTACGTGGCGTCGGTCATCGTGCCGGCTCACAACGAGGCCCGGGTCATCGAGCGATGCCTCCGCTCGCTACTCGACGGGGCCGCCGAGGGCGAACTCGAGATCGTGGTGGCGTGCAACGGTTGCACCGACGACACCGCGGCAATTGCGGCGGCCGTCGATCCGTCCATCCGTGTCGTCTCGACGCCGGTCGCCTCGAAATGGGGCGCACTCGATCTGGGCGATGCCCACGCCTCCACCTTCCCCCGGATGTACATCGATGCCGATGTCGAGGTGAGCCGACGAGCCGTCCAGTCCCTGGCGGCCGCCATGGCCACATCGGGAGCAGCCGTCGGCGCCCCCACCCTGCGATTCCCCGACATGTCCACTTGCCGTCTGCCGATCCGGCTCTTCTATCGCGGCTGGCGGTGCTCGCCGTACTTCGATGATCGCCTCGTCGGCTTCGGGTTCTATGCGATCTCACAGGCCGGTCGGGAGCGGTTCGGCCGCTTCCCCGAGACCATGGCCGAGGACTACTTCCTGCATCGTCTGTTTGCCGACGAGGACCGGACCGTCGACCCCGACTCCTGGTTCACACCGCTGCTGCCCCAGACGCTCACCGACATCATCGGGGTCCACTCACGACAGCTGGTCGCCAACTCGACCCTCGACGCCGTTGCCGAAGGCGAGGGTGTCCAGCTGCCGCCGCATCACCGGCCTGCAGTGTGGCTGCCGCGAGCGGCTCGCGACCCGCGCCGGTGGCCGGCGCTCGCAGCGTTCGTGTCGGTCCGGCTCGTCACGATGGCGGTCGGCGCCCGCAAGCGCCGACAGGGCGAGCAGGTATGGACCCGTGACGCCGGCACCCACGACGGTGCCTGA